The sequence CATCGGCATTTCCGACGGCGAACGCACAGCGCCAACCCGTCATGTTGTAAGACTTGGAAGTTGAAAAAATTTCAATACAGCAATCCATCGCGCCTGGTCGAGAAAGAATACTCGGAGCAACATAGCCGTCGAAAGTGATATCGCAATAAGCGTTGTCATGTACGAGAAGCAAGTTGTGCTTCTTTGCAAAAGCAATGGCTTTGTCGAAATACTCGACGGGGGCTGCGGCGCTCGTCGGGTTAGACGGATAACTCAAAATCATCATCTGTGCTTCTTTAAGAACATCTGCAGGAGTCGATTCGAAATCGGCAAGCCAACCGTTTTCCTCACTCATCGGCATCCAGTGGGATTTCGAATCGTTGAGAACGGCACCGCCGTCATAAACCGGATAGCCGACTCCGGGAATAAGCGTATAGGCACCTGCATCGACGAACGCAGGAAAGAGGTGCGCAATACCTTCTTTGGAGCCGATGAGACCGAGAACATTCGCATCCTTATCGACAGTGACGCCGAATCTATTCTTCATGAAGTCTGCGCAAGCCTGTCGGTAGGAAGGCGACCCCGAATAGGAAGGATATTGATAATTTTTAGGATTTCTGATGGCTTTGGCCATTGCCTCGATGATGCGATTCGGAGTCGGCTTATCGGGATCTCCGATACCCAAAGAAATCACATCGTGACCGGCCGCTTTGAGGGCATCACGCTTACGGTCAATTTCAGCGAACAGATAGGGGGACAGATTATCGAGTCGTTTTGCTGCAAATTTCACAGTGCTTCCCTTCCAGTAAAAGCCAACAGTTTATCAATGAGTCACGCATCGGAGTGCTTATTCCATGTTAGCATCAAAAACGCCTGTGAACACATTCTCCGCGTTTCCGGTCATAAAAATCGTTGCATCGTCTTTGATCTCGATGAGAAGGTCACCACCGAGTAGCTTGACGGTAACCTCGTCGCCGACGAGGTTCTTGATGTTGGCGGCATATGCCGCAGCGCTCGCACCGGTTCCGCAGGCAAGCGTTTCTCCCACGCCCCTCTCCCATACCCTCATCCTCAGGGTGGAAGCATCAATGACTTCGACGAATTCGACATTCGCTTTTGCCGGGAAGCCTACGGAGCATTCGATTTTCGGTCCGAGCGTGGTGACCAGTTCTTCAGAAATGGGCTCATTGAGGTCGCGCTCAAAAAGAATAGCGTGCGGATTGCCCATCGAGATGGCGGTTAAGAGAACTTCGCGACCGTCCACATTATATCGGGCGTCGATTACGCGACCATTCGAGTTTGCAACAAGCGTGGTCGGAACCGATGCAGGTTCCGCCGAGGCCTTCCCCATGTTTACCGTGGCTGACTCGAACGTCGTCCCGTCGGAAGCCACGTTAATTTTTATTTCTTTGACTCCCGCCAATGTTTCGAGCTTCAAACTCTTTCGCACGTGAGGAATAAGACCGTTTTCGTAGACGAAACGAGCAAAGCATCTGCTCCCGTTTCCACACATATCGGGAATGGTTCCGTCATTATTGGCAAACCACCATGAAAAATCGTTTTCGGGCGAAACGGCGTTTCTCACGAACATGATTCCGTCCGCTCCGATACCGAATTTTCTGTCGCACATTTTTATTACCTGTTCAGAGGCAAAGGTCAGATTCTCGTCTCGATCATCAATGACGATGAAATCATTGCCTATCCCCTGCATCTTAGTGAAATTGATTGGGCGCATCGCTACTGACCTTCCTCAAAAGACGAGATTATTTTATCCGCGTCGCGCATGATATCCGTTGCCGATTTATCATCGGTACAAATCCACTTTACACGCGGATCGTTCTTAAACCAAGTGAGCTGGCGCTTCGCGTAGCGTCGA comes from Coriobacteriia bacterium and encodes:
- a CDS encoding LL-diaminopimelate aminotransferase, whose translation is MKFAAKRLDNLSPYLFAEIDRKRDALKAAGHDVISLGIGDPDKPTPNRIIEAMAKAIRNPKNYQYPSYSGSPSYRQACADFMKNRFGVTVDKDANVLGLIGSKEGIAHLFPAFVDAGAYTLIPGVGYPVYDGGAVLNDSKSHWMPMSEENGWLADFESTPADVLKEAQMMILSYPSNPTSAAAPVEYFDKAIAFAKKHNLLLVHDNAYCDITFDGYVAPSILSRPGAMDCCIEIFSTSKSYNMTGWRCAFAVGNADAIKTLGTVKSNIDSGIFTAVQDAAIEAFLGDQSDVKAMASLYQHRRDLVIETLGDMGLKAHDPKGTIFIWAQVPVGYTSQEYASRVLDEAHVIIAAGTAYGPYGEGYFRISLATEDDRLVEALNRMKALG
- a CDS encoding diaminopimelate epimerase, giving the protein MRPINFTKMQGIGNDFIVIDDRDENLTFASEQVIKMCDRKFGIGADGIMFVRNAVSPENDFSWWFANNDGTIPDMCGNGSRCFARFVYENGLIPHVRKSLKLETLAGVKEIKINVASDGTTFESATVNMGKASAEPASVPTTLVANSNGRVIDARYNVDGREVLLTAISMGNPHAILFERDLNEPISEELVTTLGPKIECSVGFPAKANVEFVEVIDASTLRMRVWERGVGETLACGTGASAAAYAANIKNLVGDEVTVKLLGGDLLIEIKDDATIFMTGNAENVFTGVFDANME